One Vicugna pacos chromosome X, VicPac4, whole genome shotgun sequence DNA window includes the following coding sequences:
- the ITGB1BP2 gene encoding integrin beta-1-binding protein 2: MSLLCHNKGCGQHFDPKTNLPDSCCHHPGVPVFHDALKGWSCCRKRTVDFSEFLNIKGCTVGPHCPEKLSEAPQPEGPATSSSLQEQNPPNMIPKSAETLRRERPKSELPPKLLPLNISQALEMALEQKELDQEPGAGLDSSLIRTGASCQNPGCDAVYQGPESDATPCTYHPGAPRFHEGMKSWSCCGIQTLDFGAFLAQPGCRVGRHDWGKHLPASCRHDWHQTDSLVVVTVYGQIPLPAFNWVKASQTELHVHIVFDGNRVFQAQMKLWGVINVEQSSVSLMPSRVEISLVKADPGSWAQLEHPDALAEKAKAGVGLEMDEEEPEDSDDDLSWTEEEEEEEVMGE; encoded by the exons ATGTCTCTTCTCTGTCATAACAAAGGCTGCGGGCAGCACTTTGACCCCAAAACCAACCTTCCTG ATTCCTGTTGCCATCACCCCGGGGTCCCAGTCTTCCATGATGCACTTAAG GGTTGGTCCTGCTGCCGGAAGCGAACTGTAGATTTCTCTGAGTTCTTAAACATTAAG GGCTGTACTGTGGGACCACACTGTCCTGAGAAGCTCTCTGAGGCCCCTCAACCTGAGGGCCCTGCCACAAGCAGCTCACTTCAGGAGCAAAACCCTCCGAATATGATTCCAAAGTCAGCAGAGACTTTGCGCCGAGAGAGGCCCAA GTCAGAGTTGCCTCCAAAACTGCTTCCACTAAATATATCCCAAGCCCTGGAAATGGCACTGGAACAGAAGGAATTAGACCAAGAACCCGGAGCAG GACTTGACAGTAGCCTGATCCGGACTGGTGCCAGCTGCCAGAATCCAGGATGTGATGCT GTTTACCAAGGCCCAGAGAGTGATGCTACTCCATGTACCTACCACCCAGGAGCACCTCGATTCCATGAGGG GATGAAGTCTTGGAGCTGTTGTGGCATCCAGACCCTGGATTTCGGAGCATTCCTGGCACAGCCAGGATGCAGAGTTGGTAGACATGACTGGGGGAAGCAT CTGCCAGCATCTTGCCGTCATGATTGGCACCAGACAGATTCCTTAGTAGTGGTGACTGTATATGGCCAGATTCCACTTCCTGCTTTCAACTGGGTGAAGGCCAGTCAAACTGAG CTTCACGTCCACATTGTCTTTGATGGTAACCGTGTGTTCCAAGCACAGATGAAGCTCTGGGGG gTCATAAACGTGGAGCAGAGCTCTGTCTCCTTGATGCCATCTCGGGTTGAAATCTCCCTGGTGAAGGCTGACCCAGGATCCTGGGCCCAGCTGGAGCACCCCGATGCACTGGCTGAGAAGGCTAAGGCAGGGGTTGGGTTAGAGATGGATGAGGAAGAACCTGAGGATTCAGATGATGATCTGAGctggacagaggaggaggaagaggaggaagtgatGGGGGAATAG